Below is a genomic region from Drosophila albomicans strain 15112-1751.03 chromosome 2R, ASM965048v2, whole genome shotgun sequence.
GTACGATAAGCAATTGTCAGTGCGCAAGGCAGTAGTCAAGAAGGAAGAAGCGGATAAGGAGCAGGATGAGCTCGAGAAGAAAGAAGATGAGCCAGCAGAAGCATTTAGCGACGAAGAGCCAGAGGAGGCGCGTCAATGCAAGCGCATTAAGCTGAGCACGCCAGAGAAACAGGATGAATCGGAGAAAGATCTTGTGGCGCCGGCATGTGCTTAAGAAACGGTCTTTTTGAGCGTTGAACaagtaaaaagtattttatcaaaatagTTTGATAAgcacaaataataatgaataaaaagtaataattgCATTCGAAtggaagttttttttttgtcagttttttttttgcatttctttatttatttattgatagtGTCGCTATGTCTGTTTGTTGTgtattggttttgttttgttgtagtgttttgtttgctttgctgctttctTTATGCTACATTCTGTCgttaatttttgttgcaatttgctGTGGCCTTTTGTGTATTCTAATATTTGTAATACGTTGAAATACAGccaatttgccatttttttggGGATTcgttttgttcatttttgttttgctcgtTAATGATCAAAAATTTATATCTTATGTATGCGTTTAGaaatcatatacatattttttgaggGGCGCCTAAATGCTATTTTTGAAATAGGTcgagtttattttgttttgctttgccttttgttttgggATTCTTCGCGTGTTGTGGCAGCTGCCtttgaaatgtttgttttttttttatattttgtatttagtatttatcatatttatagtttatagaTTAAATTTTCTAGCGTTGTATTCGAAAATGCCGAATTCGATTcggcttttttgtttttcgaaaGTCGTGCTAAGCGAATGCTTCGATTTCATAAGCTCATCTCCTGTCTTCTGCTCTTTTTTACGAGTTTACAGCAGCtgcgtgagtgtgtatgtgtgtgtctaagtgtgtattatgtgtgtgtgtgagtgtaggATACACAATCTCGGAAATCTCTTAGCCTGGAAGCCTTGTACAACATcgtttaaatatacatacatacataaatattatttcgaatacatacatatatgtgtgtgtacatacatatgcaatacataagcatatacatacatataaaaataacaaaaataatagtaGCAATAAAATCGTAGTGTGTAATTATGccattaataaaaacaatgcgcACCCCGTCGTCGGCTTTGCCCCAAATACTTTCATCATCTCCATAATCTTGCATCCTCTTTAATTGCTGCTGTGGCTATTGAGGATCGGCGTTCCCTCTGCGCTACCCTCGCCcggctgctgctcctgctgtggCACATACATCAATGCCGCCGAACTGGGCGATGTGTTCACCGACATGCTGCTTGTCATCGTCTTATCCGCATCCGATATCGACCAGTTGCGCTCCAATTGCTCTAATGCCGCcatcgttgccgttgtcgttacGCCAGCGCCGGAACTTTCGGATCCAGCGCCATCGTTGAGTACGCCCGCACGCAACGTCTCGCCCAGCAGCACCTCGATCTTATCCTGGTCATCCAGATGCACAAATCCCAGACGCACCAGTTCACTGGTCAAATCGGCAGCCGTATCCTCTTCGTTCACCTGACACGTCAGCTGTCGATTCATTTTGTCGTCCATGCGCAACAGTATTGTCATTAGTATATCGTTGCTGTCCTCCTTCAATTTCTTGACGCTGCACATCATGTTAACAATGCGACGTGATTCGGTGTCCACGGGTTCCGGCGTGGCCGATTTAACGGAATCAGCACGCTCTGGGGATGCGGCACGAGAACGAAAATGTGGTGGCTTCTTGCCGCTGTACGTGATCAGCGGATACACGCCATACTTGACATCCTCGACGAACTTTTCCAGCTTATCAGCGCCTGGCACATCGGAAAGGCTAAATTGATGGCGTTCCGTTGAACCGGACAGATTGAGCTGCGCCATTATTACATCGGGATGATTATAGCGCTGCATGAGGCCATCAAAGGCGGTTTCGGAAAACATGGTACGATTGGCAGGCGAGAAGACCAAACAATGGGCGGCCAACAGCTTCAAAGAATGCACCTGTAAATTTgacaaactttaaataaagtgTTTCGAAGGTATCTGCACGATACTCACCTCAAAGAGTAGTGGATGAAAAAGCAAATCGCTGGCACTTGGTCGATCCTGTGGCTGTGGATTCAAGCACTTCAGTATTAGATCACGCTGCAGATCATTGTCCAGACTATTGATTGTGCGCAATATGGTCTCCTCATTAATGGCTGTCGATTCGCTATTGCTCGACTGCGGCTGTATCTCCAGCGCGGCCATTTCCAGGGCGCACATTCCAAACGCATAAATGTCCACAGCCGCTGTTAATTGCTCCGCAGCACCATATTCGGGAGCATGGAAATAGTGGCCACCACGCTCCTGTTCGCGCTCCCTTTCACGCtcgcgctgctgctgctcgaggTGCTGACGTCGCACGCTATAATGCACTGCATCGGGGACCACAGAGCCGATCTTGACCAGACCATTGTGCTGTATGAAAATGCTATCACAGGTTAAATTGCCATGAATGATGGGCGGCGAGCAGGAATGCAAATAACTGAGCGCGGACAGGATCTGTGTGCACCAGCGTCGCCACGACTCCAATGGCAAACGCTTCGCATTGCGCTTGGTGCGCTTGAGGAACTGTTTCAATGACCCCGACGACATGTACTCCGTAATGAAGATGACACGCGGTCGCTCCGCCTGTGAGATGTCCGTCCAATAGCGATGGAATTTGACAATATTCTGATGATCAAGCTGCAGCAGATTGTCAAAGACTTGACGCATCTTATCCTCCTGGGTTTTGAGCTCCTGCAGCTGCGCGTATTGCACCTCATTCCAAACGACCTCGACACCCTCCTCGGTGTCCATTGCCAGATGCACACAATCGATGCCGGGCACATCACGCTGATCCACTTCCTCGCGTCGCTTCAGCCAGCGTCCGCATGGCGACTCTTCCAGTATTTCGCTCTCATCTTCTGAATCATCGCCCGATTCCCTTGGCGATGAGTCCACAGCCAAGTTTGGAACGGCGCCGCCTTCTGGTGTTGctgaagttgcagttgttcCAGGTgctccagttgttgttgttgcggttgttgttgtgcttgagGCGACTCCAGCGGCAGCTGTTGAtgcaccagctgctgctgctgcctgcaaTGTGCTCGACGTTGTCGTCAAAATGACGCTGGCGGGATTGGCTGCATTTGGACTCGGATTGGGATTCGTTTCATCCACGACGCTACCACTGCTGCCGGCATTTGCTTGGCTATTTGACATTAGGGTGCGGTCGTCGTTTGCTTTGGTTTCTGCTCACAAAAGCACTTTAAACGCTGCTGCCACTTTACTCTAtatagtttgttgttgctgttactgttgttgttgtagtgttTGTGCTTGTTCAACTTTTGATacttgtgattttttttttgttgaaatcgTAGAAATCGTGGTTTTGTGTTTGCTCTTctctccaacaacaacaacaactagtcAATCTGCCGCTGCCACTTGCGCTGCCGCTAACGTCGCCGCTGCTCCACAGCCGCAACTTctgcccacacacacgcacactcacacacacatacacaagcacgtagcacacacacacacgctccgCCACCACCCTTCCTGCTGCTCATACACAACCTCTGCCActgcctctgcttctgcctcTTCAGCCGTTGTTCAATAACACTCTCTGCTGCGGTCGCTCAGCCTTTTGCCTCCTCGTTGGTTAATTCCTTTTAGTGCAGCGGCTGCGTTTAACTATTAACTGCGCTTATTAGTCCTGATGTGCAGCCGTTTTGGCTTGTTTAGGCGTTTTTTTCACGCTTTTAAAACACCCAAAAAATGTGAGTAAatcgatgcatcgatgttatcgataattatTGAACGATGTATCGCTATGCCGATATATTCTTGGCAATTCTCAATCACCGAGCTATCGAAAACTACACTATCGGTCTCTTGACACTTGGAATtagaaaaatcaaaattacaTTCTGCccttcaacaaatttttgcaacgTGTTAATAGCACATGTAGACATATgaaacaaatgtaaatattatttatgcactCACACAAACTTGTAACCTGCAATCAAATTGAgggtggtatattttacgtCATAAATTAGTACATTTTACCATTCAATTTTCGGGCACGCTGTTGTCGGCTTCGTACTGCGGGTTTGAGAACTAAAAGTTGTTCTtcagatttatttaaattgaaatatatgcataatgGATAGCATTATTGGACGCAGTCAGTTTGTTTCAGAGACAGCGAATTTGTTTACAGACGAAAGGACAGCCACTGCACGAGCCAAGGTTTGTTACCGCTGCTGAAAGTTGAGGCGTCGTTGCCATTTGATACATTCTTGATGTCTCTTCTGACTTCTTTGGATTTATAGGTGGTCGAATGGTGCAATGAATTTGCTACGGCAGATGCATCATTGAAATGCGAACTCCTTGTTAAAGTGCAGGAAATTGTACTGGGCTCATGCATTGAACTGGCCGAAGAGTTTCTGGAGTCGGTGCTCTCGCTTGCCCACGATCAAAATCAGGAGGTACGCAAGCAAGTTGTCTCGTTTGTTGAGCAGATTTGGTAAGCccttaaaacaacaacatgctAGAAAAGTAGTCAATgattacatttaattgcagTAAAGTCAAAGTTGAGCTGTTGCCCTATGTGATCAATGTGATTTCCATGCTGTTGCGTGACAGCTCAGCCCAAGTCATCAAACGTGTGATCCAGGCATGTGGCAGCATTTACAGGAATGGATTGCAATATTTAAGCAGTCTAACGGATGCCACGGATAGCGCCGAGCAAGCCTGGAGCGTGCTCAGCTTGATAAAGGCACAAATACTGGACATGATCGACAATGAAAACGATGGCATTCGCACAAATGCTATCAAATTTCTTGAGGGCATTATTATACTGCAGAGTTATGCGGACGAGGACAGTATGAAGCGAGAGGGTGACTTCTCTCTGACGGACATACCAGAGCATTGCAAGCTGATCAGACGCCAAAAACTGCAGGACGAAGGCAccaatatttttgatataatgCTGCAATTTCATGGCACCACACACATCTCATCTGTGAATCTGATTGCCTGCACAAGTAGTTTGTGCACTGTGGCGAAAATGCGTCCCATCTTCATGGGCTCTGTAGTTGAAGCTTTTCGGCATTTGAACAACAATCTGCCGCCAACTTTAACCGATTCACAAGTGAGCTCCGTGCGCAAGAGTTTGCGAATGCAGCTGCAAACACTATTGAAACTGCGTGGTTCGTTTGAATTCGCTGGTACCATACGCAACATCTTGATGGATCTGGGCGCCAGTGCCAATGAAATCCAAAAGCTTGTGCCTAAAATGGACAAGCAGGAAATGGCACGTCGGCAAAAGCGCATTCTGGAAAATGCAGCACAAAGTTTGGCTAAGAAGGCGCGTTTAGTAGAACAGGAGCaatcacaacagcagcagccacgtGAAATGGAACTGGATGAGGAGGAGTTGGAGCGGCAGCGTCAGAAGAGCACACGTGTTAATGAAAAGTTTCTCACTGAACATTTGCGTGCCACAGAGACTGTGATTAATCTAGTTGTGGAGTTTCTACCCAACTTACCGGAAGTTGCAACGGAAAAGTTCTTGACCGAGTATACGCCCATCAAGCAATTGTCACTTCCACAGCAAGTGAGCAATATTGCGCGTCAATTTGGCCAACAATTGACTGAATTGCGACTTGGTCCGGGTTCGGCTGCTTTTAGTAAAGAGCCGCCCATGAGACCCAAGACTGTTTCACAAACTGCTGTTCCAGAAACATCCCCAGTGGCCATGGAAGTGGATTCACCTGATAAGTTAAGTGAACAAGAGCTGCAGCGTAAGGAAGAGGCTACAAAAAAGCTGCGCGAGACTATGGAGCGCTCCAAGGGCGAGCAGACAGTCATTGAGCGCATGAAAGAGCGTGCAAAAACGCTTAAGCTCCAAGAGATCACCAAACCTCTGGCACGAAATCTCAAAGAGAAGTTTCTATTGGAAGCAGTCATGCGTATTCTCAACTCGGAGCGTCAGTGTATCATGGGTGGAGTAGCATCGAAGAGACGCAAGCTGGTCACCGTCATTGCAGCAACATTTCCAGACAATGTTCGTTATGGTATACTGGAGTTTATCCTGGAGGATGTTAAGCAACGCATAGATCTGGCCTTCTCCTGGCTATTTGAGGAATACTCTCTGTTGCAAGGTTTCACCCGTCATACGTATGTGAAGACAGAGAATCGTCCGGATCATGCGTACAATGAACTCTTGAATAAACTCATTAATGGCATCAGTCAGCGGTGTGATTACAAGGAAAAAATCATTCTGTTGCGTCGAGTTTATCTTGAGGCTCCCATTCTGCCCGAGGATGCTATTGCTCAATTGGTGCAGTTATGCTTGATTGAAGAGTTTATGCCACATGGCTTAGAGTTGGTCAAGGATCTGGCTGTATTGCGTCCACCTCGGAAAACTCGTTTTGTACGCATACTCCTCAATTATGCTGTACATGAACGCGCCGATCTGCGGGAACGTGCTTTGGCTCACTTGGTTACCATCTATCATGTTCACAAAATTGCGCCGGCACGCATTGATGAGTTTGCCTTGGAGTGGCTGGAGTTTGTAATTGCAGAAACTCCCCCGAAGAATATATTCTCGGCAGATTATGGACGACCAACGCCGGAGGCAGCTTGGAAAGAAGACACCGCTAAGGTCTGTTTGCTGCTAGCGCTCACACTTCTGCCCTATAAGCCAGAAGGTAAgtaacaattaatttaatatgtataaataatataaatattaacgGACTAATTGTTGCAGTTTATCTCGATAAGATTTGCAAGGTGTTTTTGGAGACCTCGGCAGAACTGAAACGCACAATTTTACGTAGTTTAGATGCTCCCATTAAGAAACTTGGTGTGGAAAATCCTGAAGTGTTGAAATTGCTGGAGAGCTGTCCAAAGGGCTTGGAAACGCTGGTTATACGcatcatttacattttgacTGAACGTGTGCCCACATTGAATCCAGATTTGGTGCGACGCGTGCGCGAACTTTACCAAAACAAAGTCAAGGATGTACGCGTGCTTATTCCCATTTTGAGTGGATTGTCACGTGCCGAATTGATCGCTGTGCTGCCCAAACTAATCAAACTGAATCAGGCTGTGGTTAAAGAGGTGTTCAATCGCCTGCTTGGTATTGGTGCTGAGTTCGCACATCAGCAGATGGCGTTGACACCAACGGATTTGCTTGTGGCTTTGCACACCATTGATACAAATGTGTGCGACCTGAAGGCAATTGTTAAGGCAACCTCGTTGTGTTTGGCTGAACGTGAGGTTTATACTCAGGAAGTTCTAATGGCTGTGCTCCAGCAGTTGGTTGAAATACTACCCATTCCGACTTTGATGATGCGCACCACCATACAGAGTTTAACGCTATGTCCACGTCTTTCTAACTTTGTGCTGAATCTGCTACAACGTCTAATACTAAAACAGGTGTGGCGTCAAAAGGTTATATGGGAGGGCTTCCTAAAGACGGTGCAACGACTCAAACCACAATCGTTACCCGTTATGTTGCAATTACCTGCACCTCAACTATCAGATGCACTTCAGCAGTGTCCGGATCTTAGGCCCCAACTGCTGGAGTATGCAGAAAGCATACAGGATGAACCAATGAGTGGCATCACTCAGCAAGTACTGGACATTATTAGCGGCAAGACCGTGGATGTCTTTGTGACGGTAATTTTTAGATTTGAATAGGATAAGACATTTACTAATAATTATACTTAATTTTACAGGATGAAAGCGGTGGCTACATCAACCCTGACAACATCAAGAAAGAGTTGGTAGATCCTTCGGATATAGGCATTATTTCGACGGTACCAGTCTTAACATCCCTGCCAGCTGCAAATCCAATACCTGTACCAACTCCGCAGCCAGTACCTGCTCCTGGGCAAAGCGAGTTAAATCAACCACTGCCACCTGGCGAGGATTAGTCTAATATTAGTTTAGTTGATTTTGTTAACTTTACGGATTTTACTAAACCCGCTgaagttttaaaaatgttcattaCGTGCCCAATTCATTTATAGCTAACCCTTTCCATTTGGATTCACCACCTGACAGGTTGCCGTCCGttacttagtatattttgcaagattttttggtatattgagaAACACCGCAAATGGTCTCTTTCGCATAGAAGGTTTCTTATCGCgctaaatttgaatttgagttcCTTGATTATGATGTGCTTGACTGATAAGTTTTTTCTCTGATTCGATTATGGGTTGCGTAATATATAATGGACAACTTTGCCTATAAaccatattaaaaaaaaacatgttatcaatatcaataaacCTGGTGCGAATAAAAgtctaaaatatacaaaagaaataattttatttcaacaacatacattattattaaataatactctAAAAGGTCCTTATTCAAGTCGTATTTAATTATAGGCATCCTCAAACTCTTGCATTATCTTTATAACGGGTTCATTTAAATACTCGCGAACCTTCCAGTTACTTGCGAAATCACCGTGGTCCCATAAAGGATCCTCCATAAGCCGCACGTCTTTATTGGGAAGTCGATCTGCCAAAGCGAGAACGTCTTCTACTGCAGCAAGCTCATCATTAAGTCCATACCATAAGTAAACTTTAGAAGTTATTTCTTCAACTGGATAATCGGGTGGTGTTTCTGAACCGTAGACTTCTAGGTTTTTTGCTGTCCCATGATCATATTGTCGAAAATGTCCAGACTGTTGTTCCTGTAGGTAATGTATCATCTGATTTGTTGAACAACCAGCAGGATGTGTTGCTAATTGCTCAGGCGTGACAGTCTAAATTCAATGTTACAAATCAAGAAGTGCGGAATAATTAGATATTATCTTTTCTTACCACGTTCGTTCTGCCACCCTCATCTCCTATTAAACTGTCACAAGTTGGTCGCAACATCTGATCCGGctcacaaaaattaaaaagtaaggTCAACAAAAATTCATTGTGAGGTATAAATTCTTGACAGGAAAACAATAAAGAATAGGCATTTCGTTGACCCAGATAAGGAGCCACAGCGCGCACAAACGGGCTTTCCAAGTTCGTCATAATTGCAATAGGAGCGAACATGTGAGCAGTTTTGATCTTCTCATTGTATTCGGGACGTGTGGACATCAACGTGAAAAATACTGTAGTTCCCTGTGAGTGACCCACGTAATGGATTGCCTTCTGACCTTGTCCATTTGTTTTAAGAGCGTAATCTATCATGGCAGCTATATCATAGTGACCAATCTCGTGCCAACTGAATCGCCAGAAATACGGATGTTCTGTGGACAGACTCGTGTGATTCTTAGAGTAAGTGTTGCCGCGAGCATTTCCAAGCCAAACATCGTACCCGGCATCCGCTAGCATAAAAGCTAGAGCATCGTCTGGGCCAGTTAGTATCCACCCATCCGAGCAACTCAACAAACCATGCTGAATAAGGACAATCGGGCGATATTCATTTTGATTCTGTAACTTATGGGAGTAGGGTATGCGAAACACTCCAACGATATATCCATCCTCAGTAACGATATGATGATGTTCCGCCGGATAACCATGAGCAGCTATACGTTCGCTCTAATGAAAGTTACTGCTTAGAATTGATGTCTTAATCCTTGTATTTTCATCACTTACAGTTGTGCGTCTTCCTTTAAGACTTATATGCGCCTCAGGATTATTGTACAGCTTGTAAAAGTCAATATCGGGTGTCCTAATATTAAGTGCGACGGATTGCGAAACTCCAACCGCAACTACCGAGAAAACTAAAGCCAAAAGGAATCGATTCTGCATCGTACAGCGATTGAGCTACAACTGAGCTTGGTCCAACATTGCAGCTAATTTTTGTAGTACAATGTTCAAGGCATATCATCAAGTGGTCAATATCAACAGTGTTTATTAATAAAGCATCTTAAGATAAGACGGATAATAAAATCAACTATAAACTGCAATTTGGTGAAGGTAATTCCGCGGATAAAAGATTAAGGTACATCATCTGAGCAcctaacaaatttaataatatattgacTTAAAAATGGGAAAACTCTATTTTAAGAGTTAAATGATACTTCCTTTTAACCTGCTATAGCAATACAAGCGGCATGATACAAGAATTCGAATTGTgttaatacacaaaataatgtACTATATAAGATACTTTCCGTATTTTGGAAAAACCAGAGAATCAATAAATGATTTATGGACTTCTGGGCGATTAATACAATCATCGATGGGGGTATTTAAGATTATctacacaataaacattttcaaattgataaGTGTTGTGACGTTCGCTATTCTaagaataattgaaatattagcTGGAAATATCAATCAATGAATAGTTATAAAAAAAGCTAAAGGGTTTTATTGAatcactttttttctttatcattATCAAATTGACAAGGGGTGcagaaaataattattctttAATCTTTTTATGGGTAATTATTTAAGTGCTTAGAATTTTCctgcaaacaaataattgcaCTTAGTGTATGTTTTGATAATCCTTCTTATCTTAAGAATtcttgtttataaatattcttgtCAGTGACCACTTGATGATAAGTCTTGAACAGGCTGCTACAAAAATCCAGGTGCAATGTTGCCCAACCTCAGTTGTCGCCTAACCGTTGTACGATGAAGAATCGATTCCTCTtggctttaatttttttggtgGTTGCGGTTTTAATTTCTCAATCAACCGCTGCTAATATAAGGTCGGgcgattttgatttttataa
It encodes:
- the LOC117573414 gene encoding nuclear receptor-binding protein homolog produces the protein MSNSQANAGSSGSVVDETNPNPSPNAANPASVILTTTSSTLQAAAAAGASTAAAGVASSTTTTATTTTGAPGTTATSATPEGGAVPNLAVDSSPRESGDDSEDESEILEESPCGRWLKRREEVDQRDVPGIDCVHLAMDTEEGVEVVWNEVQYAQLQELKTQEDKMRQVFDNLLQLDHQNIVKFHRYWTDISQAERPRVIFITEYMSSGSLKQFLKRTKRNAKRLPLESWRRWCTQILSALSYLHSCSPPIIHGNLTCDSIFIQHNGLVKIGSVVPDAVHYSVRRQHLEQQQREREREREQERGGHYFHAPEYGAAEQLTAAVDIYAFGMCALEMAALEIQPQSSNSESTAINEETILRTINSLDNDLQRDLILKCLNPQPQDRPSASDLLFHPLLFEVHSLKLLAAHCLVFSPANRTMFSETAFDGLMQRYNHPDVIMAQLNLSGSTERHQFSLSDVPGADKLEKFVEDVKYGVYPLITYSGKKPPHFRSRAASPERADSVKSATPEPVDTESRRIVNMMCSVKKLKEDSNDILMTILLRMDDKMNRQLTCQVNEEDTAADLTSELVRLGFVHLDDQDKIEVLLGETLRAGVLNDGAGSESSGAGVTTTATMAALEQLERNWSISDADKTMTSSMSVNTSPSSAALMYVPQQEQQPGEGSAEGTPILNSHSSN
- the LOC117573413 gene encoding symplekin, encoding MDSIIGRSQFVSETANLFTDERTATARAKVVEWCNEFATADASLKCELLVKVQEIVLGSCIELAEEFLESVLSLAHDQNQEVRKQVVSFVEQICKVKVELLPYVINVISMLLRDSSAQVIKRVIQACGSIYRNGLQYLSSLTDATDSAEQAWSVLSLIKAQILDMIDNENDGIRTNAIKFLEGIIILQSYADEDSMKREGDFSLTDIPEHCKLIRRQKLQDEGTNIFDIMLQFHGTTHISSVNLIACTSSLCTVAKMRPIFMGSVVEAFRHLNNNLPPTLTDSQVSSVRKSLRMQLQTLLKLRGSFEFAGTIRNILMDLGASANEIQKLVPKMDKQEMARRQKRILENAAQSLAKKARLVEQEQSQQQQPREMELDEEELERQRQKSTRVNEKFLTEHLRATETVINLVVEFLPNLPEVATEKFLTEYTPIKQLSLPQQVSNIARQFGQQLTELRLGPGSAAFSKEPPMRPKTVSQTAVPETSPVAMEVDSPDKLSEQELQRKEEATKKLRETMERSKGEQTVIERMKERAKTLKLQEITKPLARNLKEKFLLEAVMRILNSERQCIMGGVASKRRKLVTVIAATFPDNVRYGILEFILEDVKQRIDLAFSWLFEEYSLLQGFTRHTYVKTENRPDHAYNELLNKLINGISQRCDYKEKIILLRRVYLEAPILPEDAIAQLVQLCLIEEFMPHGLELVKDLAVLRPPRKTRFVRILLNYAVHERADLRERALAHLVTIYHVHKIAPARIDEFALEWLEFVIAETPPKNIFSADYGRPTPEAAWKEDTAKVCLLLALTLLPYKPEVYLDKICKVFLETSAELKRTILRSLDAPIKKLGVENPEVLKLLESCPKGLETLVIRIIYILTERVPTLNPDLVRRVRELYQNKVKDVRVLIPILSGLSRAELIAVLPKLIKLNQAVVKEVFNRLLGIGAEFAHQQMALTPTDLLVALHTIDTNVCDLKAIVKATSLCLAEREVYTQEVLMAVLQQLVEILPIPTLMMRTTIQSLTLCPRLSNFVLNLLQRLILKQVWRQKVIWEGFLKTVQRLKPQSLPVMLQLPAPQLSDALQQCPDLRPQLLEYAESIQDEPMSGITQQVLDIISGKTVDVFVTDESGGYINPDNIKKELVDPSDIGIISTVPVLTSLPAANPIPVPTPQPVPAPGQSELNQPLPPGED
- the LOC117575097 gene encoding lipase 3-like, encoding MQNRFLLALVFSVVAVGVSQSVALNIRTPDIDFYKLYNNPEAHISLKGRRTTSERIAAHGYPAEHHHIVTEDGYIVGVFRIPYSHKLQNQNEYRPIVLIQHGLLSCSDGWILTGPDDALAFMLADAGYDVWLGNARGNTYSKNHTSLSTEHPYFWRFSWHEIGHYDIAAMIDYALKTNGQGQKAIHYVGHSQGTTVFFTLMSTRPEYNEKIKTAHMFAPIAIMTNLESPFVRAVAPYLGQRNAYSLLFSCQEFIPHNEFLLTLLFNFCEPDQMLRPTCDSLIGDEGGRTNVTVTPEQLATHPAGCSTNQMIHYLQEQQSGHFRQYDHGTAKNLEVYGSETPPDYPVEEITSKVYLWYGLNDELAAVEDVLALADRLPNKDVRLMEDPLWDHGDFASNWKVREYLNEPVIKIMQEFEDAYN